GTCGTAGTCGTCGGCTTCGGGGAGCGGATCGGGCACGCCCGTGGACAGCAGCCCGGCGGCCAGCCCGAGGCCGACGAGCCGCGCGAGCTCCGCCTCGGTGCAGCCCAGGTCGCGGGCGAGGTTCGTGGTCGTGCGAACGCCCAGGACCCGGTCCTTGAGCAGCGCCGCCGGGGCGGCCTCGAGGCGCTCGATGAGCCCGCGCATGAGCCGCACCATCTCCAGGCCCGTGCCCGCCGCGGCCTCGGCGAGCCCGGACGGTGCGGACTCGGGCGCCTCGCGGTGCGGCGGGAGCAGCGGAAGCGGCGCAGGGTGGCGGCCGGAGAGGGCGTCGCGGACGCCGGCGGGCAGCCGGACGGAGTTCTCGCCGGTGCGGATGAGCACGCCCTCGGCGATGAGCCGGGGGATGGGCCGGGTGGGGTCGGCGTCGAGCGCGGCGTCCTTGGTGATGCCGTGCCCGCCGGAGCGCATGAGCGTCTCGACGATCCTCCGGGAGCGCTCGTCGAGGCCGTCCACGAGCGCGCGGGCCTGGTCCGGGGTGTAGGCGGGCTCGTCGGGAAGCACCCGCAGCCCCTGCGGGAAGAGGTCGACGAGGTGTTCCACGCACGCGTAGCCACCCTCGACGGGAAACGCGAGGGCAAGCGCTTGAAGGTGCGCGAGCGCCTCGTCGACCTGCGTCTTGAGCCCCGCCGTGGGGTAGCCGTGGGCCTTGGCGATCCGCCGCAGTTCGCGCACGATTTCGGGGGAATCCAGAGGTTCGAGGCCACCCCCGCGGGACTCGAGCAGCTCGACGATGGCGACCTCGAGCGCGTTGAGCTGGCGTGCGGCCTCGAACAGCGAACCCTTGAGCTGTAAACGCACAGCTAGGGGCCTAATTCCGGGCGGGAGGGGGTGCAGCGCGTCCCACCTGTTTTCTAGCACTTCCCGCAGGGCGTCATCGTCGAGACCGGCGAGCCAGCGGCGGAAGAGTTCCGGCCGATTTGTCAGGGTGGGGGCGTTTGTCATGATGGCATCTAATATTAGTGCTAGTTCAGGTGACTTTTGGTGCCGAGAAATGAAAGAATAGGGCTTATGTCGAACATCGAGAAAAAAGGTTATGTTGATCCGGGCTGGCCGACTCACGTCCCAGGCGATGGCCACGCCGTTACCGAGTTGATCGCTAAGGTTGCTGGCGCAAACAGCCCGTACGGCGACATCGAGTTCCCCGTCCCGGCCGAGGAGCTCGGCTACGTGCACCCCTACACGCGCATCAACAAGTAGGTTCGCTTAAAACATAAAGGAGGCGCCCAGCGAAAGCTGGGCGCCTCCTTTCGTTCGTCGCCGTAGGCGTCGGAAAGCGAGATGCTAGTGCTGGACGGCCTTTTCGACACCGACACCGGTGAGGGAGCGAACCTCCATCTCGGCGGCCTTCAGCGGCAGGTTGTCGGGCTTGCCGATGTAGGTGCCGATGATGCCGAGCAGGAAGCCTGCCGGGATCGCGATGATGGACGGGTTGGTCAGCGGGAACCAAGCGAAGTCCGCGGACGGGATCATCGAGGTCTCTGCGCCGGAGACGGCGGGGGAGAAGATGATGAGCACGATCGAGGTCAGCAGTCCGCCGTAGATGGAGAACAGGGCGCCGGTGGTGTTGAAGCGCTTCCAGTACAGGGAGTACAGGATGGTCGGCAGGTTGGCGGCGGCCGCGATGCCGAAGGCGAGAGCAACGAGGAAGGCGATGTTCTGGCCCATGGCGCCGATGCCGAGGACGATGGCGAGGATGCCGATGACGACCACGGTCATGCGGGAGACGCGGACCTGCTCCTCCTCGGTGGCCTGGCCGTTGCGCAGCACCGAGTTGTAGAGGTCGTGGGCGACGGACGCGGAGGCGGTGATCGCCAGGCCCGCGACGACGGCGAGGATGGTGGCGAACGCGATGGCGGAGATGATGGCCATGAAGATGGTGCCGCCGACCTCGGCCGCGAGCAGGAGGACCGCGGAGTTCACGCCGCCCGGGGCGGCCGTGATGGTGTCCGGGCCGACGAGCGCGGCGGCGCCGTAACCCATGACCACGGTGAGCAGGAAGAAGAGCGCGACGATGCCGATGGTCCAGGTCACCGAGCGGCGAGCCTCGCGGGCGGTGGGCACGGTGTAGAAGCGCATGAGCACGTGCGGCAGGCCGGAGGTGCCGAAGACGAGCGCCATGCCGAGCGAGATGAAGTCGAGCTTGGTGAGGGTGTTCTTGCCGTACTTCAGGCCGGGGCCCAGGATGGCCTCGCCCTTCGGGTGGTTGGCGACGGCAGCCTCGAGCACGGCGTTGAAGCCGCCCTTGAGGGCGAAGAAGGTCAGCAGCGCGATGACGATGGATCCACCGACCAGGAGGACGGCCTTGATCATCTGGACGTAGGTGGTGCCCTTCATACCGCCGAGCAGCACGTAGATGATCATGAGCACGCCCACGATAGCGACGACGATGTTCTGGGCCATCTTGCCCTCGATGCCCAGCAGGAGCGCGACGAGTCCGCCGGCGCCGGCCATCTGGGAGATGAGGTAGAACAGGGAGATCGTCAGGGTGGAGATGGCCGCCGCGGTGCGCACCGGGCGCTGGTTGAGGCGGAAGGAGAGCACGTCGGCCATGGTGAAGCGGCCGGTGTTGCGCAGCGGCTCGGCGACGAGGACGAGCGCCACGAGCAGGGCGATGAGGAAGCCGACGGAGTAGAGGAAACCGTCGTAGCCGGAGATGGCGATGGCGCCGGTGACGCCGAGGAAGGCCGCGGCGGACAGGTAGTCGCCGGAGATGGCCAGGCCGTTCTGCCAGCCGGAGAAGGAGGCGCCGCCGGTGTAGAAGTCGGAGCCCTTCTGGGAGGTCTGGCGGGTCGCGCGGACCACGATGGTCAGCGTCGCGATGATGAAGAGGACGAAGATGGAGATGTTGAGGATCGGGTTGCCCGTATCAACCTTCTCGGCTGCGAGGAGTGCAGTGTTCATTTAGCGGGTCACCTCCATGTTGCGGCGCGGGTCTTCCATCTTGGAGCGGATGGACTCGGTGGCGGGGTCGATCTTGTTGTCGGCGAAGCTGACGTAGGCCCAGGTGATCAGGCCAGCGGTGGCGAACTGGGCGAGGCCCAGGACCATTCCAACGTTGATGGCGCCGAAGACGCGGGTCTCGACGAAATCGACCGCGAAGGTCGCGGTGACGATGTAGAACAGGTACCAGGCGAGGAAGCCCACGGTAACCGGGAACGCGAAGCCGCGGAAGGTGCGGCGCAGGGAGGAGAACTCTTCGGTCTGGCTCATGGCCA
This is a stretch of genomic DNA from Corynebacterium vitaeruminis DSM 20294. It encodes these proteins:
- a CDS encoding DUF485 domain-containing protein — protein: MSQTEEFSSLRRTFRGFAFPVTVGFLAWYLFYIVTATFAVDFVETRVFGAINVGMVLGLAQFATAGLITWAYVSFADNKIDPATESIRSKMEDPRRNMEVTR
- a CDS encoding solute symporter family protein, coding for MNTALLAAEKVDTGNPILNISIFVLFIIATLTIVVRATRQTSQKGSDFYTGGASFSGWQNGLAISGDYLSAAAFLGVTGAIAISGYDGFLYSVGFLIALLVALVLVAEPLRNTGRFTMADVLSFRLNQRPVRTAAAISTLTISLFYLISQMAGAGGLVALLLGIEGKMAQNIVVAIVGVLMIIYVLLGGMKGTTYVQMIKAVLLVGGSIVIALLTFFALKGGFNAVLEAAVANHPKGEAILGPGLKYGKNTLTKLDFISLGMALVFGTSGLPHVLMRFYTVPTAREARRSVTWTIGIVALFFLLTVVMGYGAAALVGPDTITAAPGGVNSAVLLLAAEVGGTIFMAIISAIAFATILAVVAGLAITASASVAHDLYNSVLRNGQATEEEQVRVSRMTVVVIGILAIVLGIGAMGQNIAFLVALAFGIAAAANLPTILYSLYWKRFNTTGALFSIYGGLLTSIVLIIFSPAVSGAETSMIPSADFAWFPLTNPSIIAIPAGFLLGIIGTYIGKPDNLPLKAAEMEVRSLTGVGVEKAVQH